One genomic segment of Tursiops truncatus isolate mTurTru1 chromosome 4, mTurTru1.mat.Y, whole genome shotgun sequence includes these proteins:
- the ATP5PF gene encoding ATP synthase peripheral stalk subunit F6, mitochondrial, whose product MILQRLFRLTSVIQSAVSVSLRRNIGFTAVAFNKELDPVQKLFVDKIREYRTKRQTSGGPVDVGPEYQQELDRELFKLKQMYGKADMNTFPNFTFEDPKFEVVEKPQS is encoded by the exons ATGATTCTTCAGAGGCTCTTCAGGTTGACCTCTGTCATTCAGTCTGCAGTCTCGGTCTCTTTGAGGAGGAACATCGGTTTTACGGCAGTGGCATTTAATAAGGAACTTGATCCTGTCCAGAAACTCTTCGTGGACAAGATTAGAGAATATAGAACTAAGCGACA GACATCTGGAGGACCTGTTGATGTTGGCCCAGAGTATCAGCAAGAACTAGACAGGGAGCTTTTTAAGCTTAAGCAGATGTATGGTAAAGCAGACATGAATACGTTCCCTAACTTCACATTTGAAG atcCCAAGTTTGAAGTCGTCGAGAAACCACAGTCCTga